CTTTCGATCGGCTGCTGCTGGGATCGACGGTCAGAACCGCAAGCCTTTTTCCTTTCTTCTCGATAAGGTGGCGTCCCAATGATTCGATGAAGGTGCTTTTGCCCGCTCCGGGCACACCGGTAATACCGATTCGCACGGATTTACCTGCGTGCGGCAGGCACGCTTCCAGGATATCCCGGCCAAGTTCACGGTGCTCGTCGCGCCTGCTTTCGATAAGCGTGATGGCCTGTGAAAGGATGGTGCGGTCGCCGGAGAGAACTCCCTCAACATAATCCTTCGTTTTCCTGAGAGGTGTACGTTTTGCCCTGAATGACGGATTTACGGACTCATTCTGACTTCCGGGATTGATATGAAGCGAACTGTTTTCCGGGTCAGACATAGTTGCTCACTCCTTATCGATGAGGATGTGAAGTATTTTCTGGGCAGCTTCGGGGATTACGGTACCCGGACCAAAAACAGCCGCTACTCCGTGTTCATACAGAAACGAATAATCCTGGTTGGGGATTACACCTCCGACAATAACCATGATATCTTCCCGTCCGAGCTGTTTGAGTTCGTCAATCACTTTTGGCACGAGGCTTTTGTGGCCTGCAGCGAGGCTTGACACACCAAGGATGTGTACGTCATTTTCAACCGCCTGTTTGGCAGCCTCTTCCGGAGTCTGAAAGAGCGGGCCGATGTCTACGTCAAAACCGAGGTCTGCAAAGCTGGTGGCGATTACCTTGGCTCCCCGGTCGTGACCATCCTGCCCCATTTTGGCAACCATGATACGAGGCCTTCGGCCTTCCTGGCGTTCAAAACGGTCAGCCAGCTCTTTGGCTTTTTCAAACTCTTCATTGTGATCTGATTCGGATGAATACACACCTGATATTGATTTTATAGTTGCACGGTACCGCCCGAATGCTTTCTCCATGGCGTCCGAAATTTCACCGAGTGAGGCCCTTTTTCGTGCAGCATCAACGGCCAGCTCCAGCAGATTGCCTTTGCCGGTTTCCGCACTTACGGTCAGTTTCTGGAGTGCTTCCTGAACGGCTTCGGAATCACGCTCTTTCCGGAGCCTTTCCAGGCGCTCAATCTGTGAACGAAGAACCTTTTCGTTGTCCACTTCCAGAATATCAATCGGATCTTCCTTTTCCAACCTGTATTTATTGACACCCACAATGGTTTCCTTTCCGCTGTCGATACGGGCCTGTTTGCGGGCGGCAGCCTCTTCGATCCGCATTTTAGGAAGTCCCGATTCAATGGCTTTGGCCATCCCTCCCATCTCTTCAACTTCCTGAATCAGCTTCCAGGCTCGCCGAACCAGGCGATCTGTCAGGTATTCCACGTAATAGGACCCGGCCCAGGGATCGATGGCCTTTGTAATGCCGGTCTCTTCCTGGAGAAAAATCTGTGTATTGCGTGCAATACGGGCTGAGAAGTCGGTGGGAAGGGCGATCGCTTCATCCAGTGCATTGGTATGAAGAGATTGCGTGTGACCAAGCGCAGCGGCCATTGCTTCAATACAGGTTCGGGTAACATTATTGAACGGGTCCTGCTCCGTAAGGCTGTAGCCGGAAGTCTGCGAATGCGCTCTGAGTGAGAGCGACTTCGGGTTTTTAGGATCAAAAGGCTTCATCAGCCTGGCCCAGAGAAGCCTGCCGGCCCGAAGCTTGGCAATTTCCATAAAATGATTCATACCGATTGCCCAGAAAAAGGAGAGGCGGGGGGCAAACTCATCGATCTTCAGACCCGATTCAATGCCCTGCCGAACGTATTCCAGGCCATCGGCAAGCGTGTAGGCCAGTTCCAGGTCGGCAGTGGCCCCGGCTTCGTGCATATGGTACCCGCTGATGCTGATGGAGTTGAAGCGCGGCATATATTTTGACGTGTACTCAAAAATATCACCGATAATTTTCATGGAGGGCTCGGGCGGATAAATGTAGGTGTTGCGAACCATGAACTCTTTCAGAATATCGTTCTGAATGGTACCGCTCAGTTTTTCAGGCGGAACGCCCTGCTCCTCGGCGGCAACGATATAGAAGGCCATCACCGGGATAACGGCTCCGTTCATGGTCATGGAAACCGACATCTCATCCAGCGGAATGCTGTCGAACAGTATTTTCATGTCGAGGATTGAGTCGATTGCCACACCTGCTTTTCCTACATCGCCGGATACCCTGGGGTGATCCGAATCGTATCCGCGATGGGTTGCAAGATCGAAGGCTACAGACAGCCCTTTCTGCCCCGCCGCAAGATTTCTTCTGTAAAAAGCATTCGACTCTTCAGCAGTGGAAAAACCTGCATACTGGCGTATAGTCCAGGGCCGCAGGGTGTACATCGTTGAGTAGGGGCCCCGCAGATAGGGCGGAATTCCTGCTGCAAAATCGAGATGTTCCGCTTCCTCAATATCATCAGGTGAAAAGACGGGCTTTACATGAATTTTCTCGGGAGTTTCCCAAACGCCGTCAGTGCCTGCATGAGAGCCGTTTGCTCCGAATGATTGAAAATCAGGTTTAAAGGACGAAAAATCGGGTCGCTTTTTCATGATACGGTGTACTTTTTAAACAGTTCCGACTGCACTTTCCTGAGAAAACCGGCTGCGTTCATTCCTGCCCAGATAAATTCATCAATCCCTGCATCCCTGTAAAGGGGTTCATTGGTGCCCGGGTGCCCGGCAACTACAAGAAGAGGGCGGTCTCCCATTCGCTCACAAAATAGTGGCACCAGATCGGGGTACTCTTTGTCCGATCCGCAAA
This window of the Rhodohalobacter mucosus genome carries:
- the scpA gene encoding methylmalonyl-CoA mutase gives rise to the protein MKKRPDFSSFKPDFQSFGANGSHAGTDGVWETPEKIHVKPVFSPDDIEEAEHLDFAAGIPPYLRGPYSTMYTLRPWTIRQYAGFSTAEESNAFYRRNLAAGQKGLSVAFDLATHRGYDSDHPRVSGDVGKAGVAIDSILDMKILFDSIPLDEMSVSMTMNGAVIPVMAFYIVAAEEQGVPPEKLSGTIQNDILKEFMVRNTYIYPPEPSMKIIGDIFEYTSKYMPRFNSISISGYHMHEAGATADLELAYTLADGLEYVRQGIESGLKIDEFAPRLSFFWAIGMNHFMEIAKLRAGRLLWARLMKPFDPKNPKSLSLRAHSQTSGYSLTEQDPFNNVTRTCIEAMAAALGHTQSLHTNALDEAIALPTDFSARIARNTQIFLQEETGITKAIDPWAGSYYVEYLTDRLVRRAWKLIQEVEEMGGMAKAIESGLPKMRIEEAAARKQARIDSGKETIVGVNKYRLEKEDPIDILEVDNEKVLRSQIERLERLRKERDSEAVQEALQKLTVSAETGKGNLLELAVDAARKRASLGEISDAMEKAFGRYRATIKSISGVYSSESDHNEEFEKAKELADRFERQEGRRPRIMVAKMGQDGHDRGAKVIATSFADLGFDVDIGPLFQTPEEAAKQAVENDVHILGVSSLAAGHKSLVPKVIDELKQLGREDIMVIVGGVIPNQDYSFLYEHGVAAVFGPGTVIPEAAQKILHILIDKE